Proteins encoded together in one Bactrocera neohumeralis isolate Rockhampton chromosome 4, APGP_CSIRO_Bneo_wtdbg2-racon-allhic-juicebox.fasta_v2, whole genome shotgun sequence window:
- the LOC126756493 gene encoding uncharacterized protein LOC126756493: MQVKRSAQRVQSARLPNALLLAAFLLPRFSACVAIAVDTADGGSSKLQFEQPAQPLQDHTQTHFLPNRTGIVQLFEWKFADIATECAQFLGPQGYAGVQVSPVAEHLVVRTKSMQQPWWERYQPLSFQIVSRSGGEVEFQQMTQACNAAGVRVYVDVVLNHMAGAYNHATASGQQLLEGYAGSTANASSYEFTALPFTSRHFHKPCTLTNYMDAHVVRNCELNGWPDLNHYRLDVRANLTEFLNRLVDLGVAGFRVDSAKYIWPIDIKLLFQGVKNLNSEAFDFPETARPFVYQDVVDLGVDSVSKTEYSSYGMVTDYLYAAVLANIINGRAPLSTLINWGPAMGFLPHQQALVFVDSHDGQRDRNLLGANQLISYKQPRKYIIATAFMLAHPYGRVKRIMSSYYFAAQIPEQGPPFEEGKEPEADAEADASVITDDGEAAEGSEVAEGSEAAEENVEPAEGDEQAVEVDENAAEGENKAAEVESEAAEVENDAEEVDTVVVEGDDDAANVVASSSHIRSPTFDAASGRCEYASGWVCEHRWPPIVQMIQLVNTLSEMEDGVMNFQTGGPNHIAFCRGNKAFFVFNSDLQLAYDADVETCLPSGTYCDVISGGRAENGASRVDCAGKRVTVGAEGRAHIMVPAVLGIDEEGAAVGSDYDEADVDANDAYGIAAGADGEFGVLAIYEGSRLDNEPQTDDGQASLGGDEDKTVTEVVADDEEDSVDAESVTETVDVTKEVVSAEELEDAVVEKKNAKLEEVATNASVENENAEAEIPAVDTAAADEVAEEQVSEEGEDDQPAVDEEEPTINGDQEKMDEAEGQVSEDGEDKLPAVNEEEPAVDGDQEKMDEAVTDPTEEIVVADDPAATDAINSENAVSSTENTSDELVIDPHFDEGASNDDDTVTGVDTAATEASGDQFARNVTGMRVGLVNIEKVVKELENNAGDDNGSGITTAVKDMADGVAEKTKEVIAKAGFNNMGARSTQSKQFCSLLILISNILIHL, from the exons ATGCAAGTGAAACGCAGCGCGCAACGTGTGCAGAGTGCGCGTCTACCCAACGCGCTATTGCTAGCGGCATTTTTGCTGCCGCGCTTCAGCGCGTGTGTTGCTATAGCCGTAGACACGGCGGACGGTGGCAGCAGTAAGCTGCAGTTCGAGCAGCCAGCCCAGCCGCTGCAGGATCACACGCAGACGCATTTTTTGCCAAATCGCACGGGAATTGTGCAACTTTTCGAATGGAAGTTTGCCGATATAGCGACGGAGTGCGCACAGTTTTTGGGGCCGCAGGGTTACGCAGGTGTACAG GTTTCGCCGGTCGCGGAGCATTTGGTTGTGCGCACGAAGTCCATGCAGCAACCGTGGTGGGAACGCTATCAACCGCTCTCATTTCAAATTGTGTCGCGCTCTGGCGGCGAGGTCGAGTTTCAGCAAATGACACAAGCTTGTAATGCCGCCGGTGTGCGCGTCTATGTCGATGTGGTGCTCAATCATATGGCAGGCGCTTACAATCACGCGACAGCCAGCGGTCAACAGTTGCTTGAGGGTTACGCCGGTTCGACTGCCAATGCCAGCTCATATGAGTTTACTGCGTTGCCATTCACTAGCCGTCACTTTCATAAACCATGTACGTTGACAAATTATATGGATGCTCATGTGGTGCGCAATTGCGAGCTGAATGGTTGGCCCGATTTGAATCATTATCGTCTGGATGTACGCGCTAATTTGACGGAATTTCTGAATCGTTTGGTGGACTTAGGTGTAGCGGGGTTTCGTGTGGATTCGGCGAAATATATTTGGCCGATTGACATTAAG CTCCTTTTCCAGGGCGTCAAAAATCTGAATAGTGAGGCTTTTGATTTTCCCGAAACCGCGCGTCCATTTGTTTACCAAGATGTCGTAGACTTGGGAGTTGACTCCGTATCAAA AACGGAGTACTCCAGCTACGGCATGGTCACGGACTATTTGTATGCCGCCGTTTTGGCTAACATTATCAATGGCAGGGCGCCGCTGAGCACACTAATAAATTGGGGCCCTGCAATGGGGTTCCTGCCACATCAGCAGGCGCTCGTCTTCGTTGACAGTCATGATGGACAGCGAGACCGTAACCTTTTGGGCGCTAATCAGCTGATCTCCTACAAACAACCAAGGAAATACATCATAGCAACCGCATTCATGTTGGCACATCCATATGGACGGGTTAAACGGATTATGAGCTCGTATTACTTTGCTGCACAGATCCCTGAGCAAGGACCGCCATTCGAGGAAGGTAAGGAGCCAGAGGCGGATGCTGAGGCAGATGCCAGTGTGATAACAGACGATGGTGAGGCAGCAGAAGGTAGTGAGGTAGCAGAGGGTAGTGAGGCAGCGGAAGAAAATGTAGAACCAGCGGAAGGTGACGAACAAGCAGTTGAGGTAGATGAGAATGCGGCAGAGGGAGAAAACAAGGCTGCAGAAGTGGAAAGTGAAGCAGCAGAAGTGGAAAACGATGCGGAAGAAGTGGACACCGTGGTAGTAGAGGGTGATGATGATGCTGCAAATGTTGTTGCGAGCTCGTCACACATACGCTCACCGACTTTTGATGCGGCGAGTGGACGCTGTGAGTATGCATCTGGTTGGGTTTGTGAGCATCGTTGGCCGCCCATCGTACAAATGATACAGTTGGTGAATACGCTTAGCGAAATGGAGGATGGCGTCATGAATTTTCAAACGGGCGGTCCGAATCACATAGCCTTCTGTCGTGGCAACAAAGCATTCTTTGTGTTTAATAGCGATCTACAGTTGGCTTATGATGCCGATGTTGAGACTTGTCTACCGAGTGGTACGTATTGTGATGTGATTAGTGGTGGACGTGCGGAGAATGGTGCATCCAGAGTGGATTGTGCAGGCAAGCGTGTTACAGTCGGTGCGGAGGGTAGAGCGCATATTATGGTGCCAGCTGTGTTGGGCATTGATGAAGAGGGCGCTGCGGTCGGAAGTGATTATGATGAAGCGGATGTGGATGCGAATGATGCCTACGGAATCGCAGCTGGTGCGGACGGAGAATTTGGTGTGCTGGCCATATATGAAGGATCGAGATTAGATAACGAACCGCAGACAGACGACGGTCAAGCATCGCTGGGTGGAGATGAAGACAAAACTGTAACTGAAGTCGTAGCAGATGATGAAGAGGACTCTGTTGATGCAGAGAGTGTAACGGAAACAGTGGATGTGACTAAAGAGGTTGTGTCTGCTGAAGAGCTGGAAGATGCGGTGGTAGAGAAGAAGAACGCTAAGCTTGAGGAAGTCGCAACCAATGCTAGCGTTGAAAATGAGAATGCAGAAGCGGAGATACCAGCTGTAGATACCGCTGCAGCCGACGAAGTAGCTGAGGAACAAGTTAGCGAAGAGGGAGAAGATGACCAACCAGCAGTTGACGAAGAAGAGCCAACAATAAATGGAGACCAAGAGAAGATGGACGAAGCTGAGGGACAAGTTAGCGAAGATGGAGAAGATAAGCTGCCAGCGGTTAACGAAGAAGAACCAGCTGTAGACGGAGACCAAGAGAAGATGGACGAAGCAGTGACAGATCCAACTGAGGAAATAGTAGTCGCCGATGATCCTGCAGCAACAGATGCGATTAACAGTGAGAATGCTGTATCTAGCACAGAGAACACATCAGATGAGTTAGTCATAGATCCTCATTTCGATGAAGGTGCAAGTAATGATGATGATACAGTGACAGGGGTTGATACAGCTGCAACAGAAGCGAGTGGAGATCAATTTGCTCGTAATGTAACTGGAATGCGAGTTGGCTTAGTAAATATAGAGAAAGTCGTTAAGGAGCTCGAGAATAATGCGGGAGACGATAATGGATCAGGAATAACGACAGCTGTGAAAGACATGGCCGATGGCGTTGCAGAGAAAACTAAGGAG GTCATTGCCAAGGCCGGCTTCAACAATATGGGCGCACGCAGCACACAAAG CAAACAATTTTGCAGTTTACTGATACTAATCAGCAACATTTTAATACATTTGTAG